One Delphinus delphis chromosome 3, mDelDel1.2, whole genome shotgun sequence genomic region harbors:
- the HMMR gene encoding hyaluronan mediated motility receptor: MSFSKAPLKRFNDPSGCAPSPGAYDVKTSEVLKGPVSFRKSQRFKTQKESQQNLNVDKDTTLPASARKVKTSGLKKESQKNEKDLKMLVKEIRVLVQERGAQDKRIQDLEAELEKMEAKLNAAVREKTSLSASNASLEKQLIELTRTNELLKSKFSDDSNQKNLRILSLELMKLRNKREIKMRSMMAKQEGMEVKLQVTQKNLEESQEKIAQLEGKIISIEKEKIDEKSETEKLLEYIEEISCASDQVEKYKLDIAQLEENLKEKNHEVLSLKQSLEENVAILSKQVEDMNAKCQLLEKEKEDLINRDREQDENLNSEIRNLKERSVLKQQEHEELQQKVLQIDSLLQQEKELSSSLQQKLCSFQEEMVKERNLFEGELKQALDELDKLQQKEEQVESLVKQLEEESESRGEELKLMEERLKGKEAELEKSNAAHAQTTLLLQERYNSTVQSLRDVTAQFESYKTSAASEIEDLKVENMSLHEKVAKAEKSAEDVQHEILATENANQEYARMLLDLQTKSTLKEAEVKEITVSSLKKITDLQNQLKQQGEDFKKQLEKGEARKAGKEKSTAELTEEMNKWRLLYEELYNKTKPFQLQLDAFEAEKQALLNEHGAAQEQLNKLRDSYAKLLGHQNLKQKIKHVVKLKDENSQLKSEVSKLRAQLAKRKQHETKLQEELNKVLGIKHFDPSKSFLHESKENFVLKTPLKEGNTNCS; this comes from the exons ATGTCCTTTTCTAAGGCGCCCCTGAAACGATTCAATGACCCTTCTG GATGTGCACCATCTCCAGGTGCTTATGATGTTAAAACTTCAGAAGTATTAAAAGGACCAGTATCCTTTCGGAAGTCACAAAGGTTTAAAACACAAAAAG AATCTCAACAAAATCTTAATGTTGACAAAGATACTACCTTGCCTGCTTCAGCAAGAAAAGTTAAGACTTCAGGATTAAAG AAAGAatctcaaaagaatgaaaaagatttgAAGATGTTGGTAAAAGAG ATTCGTGTTCTTGTGCAGGAACGTGGTGCTCAAGACAAGCGGATCCAGGATCTGGAAGCTGAGTTGGAGAAGATGGAAGCAAAACTAAATGCTGCCGTCAGGGAAAAAACATCTCTCTCTGCAAGTAATGCTTCACTGGAAAAACAGCTTATTGAATTAACCAGGACTAATGAGCTACTAAAATCTAAG TTTTCTGATGATAGTAACCAGAAGAATTTGAGAATTCTAAGCCTTGAGTTGATGAAACTtcgaaacaaaagagaaataaagatgagG AGCATGATGGCTAAACAAGAAGGCATGGAGGTGAAGCTGCAGGTTACCCAGAAGAATCTCGAAGAGTCTCAGGAGAAAATAGCACAACTTGAGGGGAAGAT tatttcaatagagaaagaaaagattgatgaaaaatctgaaacagaaaaactTTTAGAATACATCGAAGAAATAAG TTGTGCATCAGATCAAGTGGAAAAATACAAGCTAGATATTGCCCAGTtagaagaaaatctgaaagagaagaatCATGAAGTTTTAAGCCTTAAGCAGTCTCTGGAGGAAAATGTTGCTATATTGTCTAAACAAGTGGAAGACATGAATGCTAAATGCCAGctgcttgaaaaagaaaaag AAGACCTCATCAATAGGGACAGAGAACAGGATGAAAATCTAAACTCTGAGATACGAAACTTAAAAGAGAGGTCTGTTCTTAAACAACAAGAACATGAAGAGCTACAACAAAAAGTGTTGCAAATTGATTCACTTCTGCAACAAGAAAAG GAATTATCTTCTAGTCTTCAACAGAAGCTATGTTCTTTTCAAGAGGAAATGGTTAAAGAGAGGAATCTCTTTGAGGGAGAATTAAAGCAAGCACTGGATGAGCTAGATAAATTACAGCAAAAGGAGGAACAAGTGGAAAGCCTGGTCAAGCAATTGGAAGAAGAATCAGAATCTAGAGGTGAAGAACTAAAACTCATGGAAGAAAGACTGAAAGG GAAAGAAGCTGAACTGGAGAAAAGTAATGCTGCTCATGCTCAGACCACACTGCTTTTGCAGGAAAGGTATAACAGTACAGTGCAGAGCCTGAGAGATGTTACCGCTCAATTTGAAAG ctATAAAACATCAGCAGCAAGTGAGATAGAAGATCTTAAGGTGGAGAACATGTCACTTCACGAAAAAGTGGCCAAGGCTGAGAAAAGTGCAGAGGATGTTCAGCATGAGATATTGGCAACTGAGAATGCAAATCAAGAATATGCAAG GATGCTTCTAGATCTGCAGACCAAATCAACACTTAAAGAAGCAGAAGTTAAAGAAATCACAgtttcttctcttaaaaaaataactgatttgCAGAACCAACTCAAGCAACAAGGCGAAGACTTTAAGAAACAACTGGAAAAGGGAGAAGCAAG aaaagctggaaaagaaaaatcaacggCAGAATTAACTGAGGAAATGAATAAGTGGCGTCTCCTCTATGAagaattatataataaaacaaaaccttttcAG ctACAACTGGATGCATTTGAAGCAGAGAAACAGGCTTTGTTGAATGAACATGGTGCAGCTCAGGAACAGCTAAATAAACTAAGAGACTCGTATGCTAAATTATTGGGTCATCAGAATCTAAAGCAAAAAATCAAGCATGTTGTGAAATTGAAAGATGAAAATAGCCAACTCAAATCG GAGGTGTCAAAACTCCGCGCTCAACTtgctaaaagaaaacaacatgaaACAAAACTTCAGGAGGAATTGAATAAAGTTCTGGGTATCAAACACTTTGATCCTTCAAAGTCTTTTCTTCatgaaagtaaagaaaattttgttCTCAAAACCCCGCTAAAAGAAg GCAATACAAACTGCTCCTAA
- the NUDCD2 gene encoding nudC domain-containing protein 2, with protein MSAPFEERSGVVPCATPWGQWYQTLEEVFIEVQVPPGTRAQDIQCGLQSRHVALAVGGREILKGKLFDSTIADEGTWTLEDRKMVRIVLTKTKRDAANCWTSLLESGYAADPWVQDQMQRKLTLERFQKENPGFDFSGAEISGNYSKGGPDFSNLEK; from the exons ATGTCAGCCCCGTTTGAGGAGCGCAGTGGGGTGGTTCCGTGCGCAACACCGTGGGGCCAGTGGTACCAGACCTTGGAGGAGGTGTTCATTGAAGTTCAGGTGCCGCCAGGCACTCGCGCCCAGGATATTCAGTGCGGCCTGCAGAGCCGGCATGTGGCGCTGGCCGTGGGGGGCCGCGAGATACTCAAG gGCAAACTCTTTGATTCTACAATAGCTGATGAGGGAACATGGACTCTGG aggaTCGAAAAATGGTCCGTATTGTTCttacaaagacaaagagagatgCGGCAAATTGTTGGACTTCTCTTCTAGAATCTGGATATGCAGCTGATCCTTGGGTGCAAGACCAAATGCAAAGAAAACTTACATTAGAGAGATTCCAGAAAGAA aATCCTGGTTTTGACTTCAGTGGAGCAGAAATCTCAGGAAACTACAGTAAAGGTGGACCAGATTTCTCAAATCTTGAGAAATAA